The following are encoded in a window of Sebastes umbrosus isolate fSebUmb1 chromosome 7, fSebUmb1.pri, whole genome shotgun sequence genomic DNA:
- the ftr86 gene encoding finTRIM family, member 86 isoform X1 — MASAWSEEETFVCSVCLDTLKDPATLPCGHSYCLACIQSHWDKKDSKCEYSCPQCRQVFKPRPSLAKSTLLVEAMEKLRTNSLKQSSSAAVSSAPPSTPIYLEILPAIGPRQGSIYPQLPTVDPMTCPQHNRPLELFCHEDKECICEVCCQHGHQGHRVLKPQEERKERQKELVQMQVDIQKRIQETERRLVELPHVARQHKALVQALEQESTDLFSDLVKSVNLTGIQIGEALDAHETSLGSRVEGQIHRLEQEVAPLRWKSEELSRLADTQDHIYFLKNFLTMVPPGQTGAREESILSQEEAVVASVRSATKELQESIQELCKTSLAKIVTIVNPDNAASTPNDEAAATAETTAADNSGQATTQNTVNEMKTESPPLPPPRPQWHDDSLKRPVSRQASAPPPPLPSPQSQAPPVTTVGLVNPEPKTREEMLKFRFEPTMDANTVYRHVQLSEGGHKATMRAENLNLPDHPERFHFWRQVLCREALGGSPYYWEVEWTGKKITIGVAYKEIERKGSDDNSRLGHNTLSWSLYWSGTGFSFWHDGQEKLLGSTKARRIGVYLDQHAGVLAFYRITHNQADLIHQHQSQFTGPLHPGFRFWAGVGATVAVCQLD, encoded by the exons ATGGCCTCAGCCTGGTCTGAAGAGGAGACCTTTGTCTGCTCAGTATGCCTGGACACCCTGAAGGACCCGGCTACTCTACCTTGTGGACATTCATACTGCTTGGCCTGTATCCAGAGCCACTGGGATAAGAAAGACAGCAAGTGTGAGTACAGCTGTCCCCAGTGCAGGCAGGTCTTCAAACCTCGACCCTCCCTGGCCAAGAGCACCTTGCTAGTGGAGGCGATGGAGAAACTGAGAACCAACAGCCTCAAGCAAAGCTCCTCCGCAGCTGTCTCCTCTGCCCCGCCGTCGACTCCTATCTACCTGGAGATCCTACCAGCTATAGGGCCGCGACAGGGCAGCATATACCCTCAGCTTCCCACGGTCGACCCCATGACCTGCCCTCAACACAACCGACCCCTGGAGCTGTTTTGCCATGAAGACAAGGAGTGCATCTGTGAGGTGTGTTGCCAGCATGGACACCAGGGACACCGTGTGCTCAAACcacaggaagagaggaaggaaagacaG AAAGAGCTGGTTCAGATGCAGGTAGACATACAGAAGAGAATCCAGGAGACTGAGAGGAGGCTTGTGGAGCTCCCACATGTTGCCCGCCAACACAAG GCCTTGGTGCAGGCTCTGGAGCAAGAGAGCACAGATTTGTTCTCGGACCTCGTCAAGAGCGTGAACCTAACAGGCATCCAGATCGGCGAGGCCCTCGACGCACACGAGACCTCCTTAGGCAGCCGGGTGGAGGGGCAGATCCACAGACTGGAGCAGGAGGTGGCACCGCTGCGCTGGAAGAGCGAGGAGCTGAGCCGGCTGGCCGACACGCAGGACCACATCTACTTCTTGAAG AATTTCCTCACTATGGTGCCGCCGGGTCAGACTGGTGCCAGAGAAGAGTCAATACTGAGTCAGGAGGAAGCGGTGGTGGCCTCCGTCCGCTCGGCCACGAAAGAACTGCAAGAGTCAATACAGGAACTCTGCAAAACCAGTTTGGCCAAGATCGTCACAATAG TGAATCCTGATAATGCGGCTTCAACACCCAATGatgaagcagcagcaacagcagaaaCGACAGCAGCAGATAACAGTGGTCAGGCcaccacacaaaacacag TGAATGAGATGAAGACAGAATCTCCACCTTTGCCACCTCCACGACCTCAAT GGCATGACGATTCATTAAAACGTCCTGTGAGTCGTCAAG CTTCAGCCCCCCCTCCACCCTTACCTTCTCCTCAATCTCaag CACCTCCTGTAACAACCGTGGGACTTGTTAATCCAGAACCAAAGACAAGAGAAGAAATGCTGAAAT TTCGCTTCGAACCCACGATGGACGCCAACACGGTGTATCGCCACGTGCAGCTGTCTGAGGGAGGTCATAAGGCCACGATGCGGGCTGAGAACCTGAACCTACCGGACCATCCTGAGCGCTTCCACTTCTGGAGACAGGTTCTCTGCAGAGAGGCCCTGGGAGGAAGCCCCTactactgggaggtggagtggacTGGCAAGAAG ATCACCATCGGCGTGGCCTACAAGGAGATAGAGCGTAAGGGTTCTGATGACAACAGCCGTTTGGGCCACAATACTTTGTCTTGGAGTCTGTACTGGTCGGGGACCGGCTTCTCCTTCTGGCACGACGGCCAGGAAAAACTGCTGGGCTCAACTAAGGCCCGGCGGATCGGCGTCTATCTGGACCAGCATGCGGGGGTTCTGGCCTTTTACCGCATCACCCACAACCAGGCTGATCTGATCCACCAGCACCAGAGCCAGTTCACAGGCCCACTGCACCCAGGGTTCAGGTTCTGGGCAGGAGTAGGAGCTACAGTGGCTGTTTGTCAATTGGATTGA
- the ftr86 gene encoding finTRIM family, member 86 isoform X2, giving the protein MASAWSEEETFVCSVCLDTLKDPATLPCGHSYCLACIQSHWDKKDSKCEYSCPQCRQVFKPRPSLAKSTLLVEAMEKLRTNSLKQSSSAAVSSAPPSTPIYLEILPAIGPRQGSIYPQLPTVDPMTCPQHNRPLELFCHEDKECICEVCCQHGHQGHRVLKPQEERKERQKELVQMQVDIQKRIQETERRLVELPHVARQHKALVQALEQESTDLFSDLVKSVNLTGIQIGEALDAHETSLGSRVEGQIHRLEQEVAPLRWKSEELSRLADTQDHIYFLKNFLTMVPPGQTGAREESILSQEEAVVASVRSATKELQESIQELCKTSLAKIVTIVNPDNAASTPNDEAAATAETTAADNSGQATTQNTVNEMKTESPPLPPPRPQWHDDSLKRPVSRQAPPVTTVGLVNPEPKTREEMLKFRFEPTMDANTVYRHVQLSEGGHKATMRAENLNLPDHPERFHFWRQVLCREALGGSPYYWEVEWTGKKITIGVAYKEIERKGSDDNSRLGHNTLSWSLYWSGTGFSFWHDGQEKLLGSTKARRIGVYLDQHAGVLAFYRITHNQADLIHQHQSQFTGPLHPGFRFWAGVGATVAVCQLD; this is encoded by the exons ATGGCCTCAGCCTGGTCTGAAGAGGAGACCTTTGTCTGCTCAGTATGCCTGGACACCCTGAAGGACCCGGCTACTCTACCTTGTGGACATTCATACTGCTTGGCCTGTATCCAGAGCCACTGGGATAAGAAAGACAGCAAGTGTGAGTACAGCTGTCCCCAGTGCAGGCAGGTCTTCAAACCTCGACCCTCCCTGGCCAAGAGCACCTTGCTAGTGGAGGCGATGGAGAAACTGAGAACCAACAGCCTCAAGCAAAGCTCCTCCGCAGCTGTCTCCTCTGCCCCGCCGTCGACTCCTATCTACCTGGAGATCCTACCAGCTATAGGGCCGCGACAGGGCAGCATATACCCTCAGCTTCCCACGGTCGACCCCATGACCTGCCCTCAACACAACCGACCCCTGGAGCTGTTTTGCCATGAAGACAAGGAGTGCATCTGTGAGGTGTGTTGCCAGCATGGACACCAGGGACACCGTGTGCTCAAACcacaggaagagaggaaggaaagacaG AAAGAGCTGGTTCAGATGCAGGTAGACATACAGAAGAGAATCCAGGAGACTGAGAGGAGGCTTGTGGAGCTCCCACATGTTGCCCGCCAACACAAG GCCTTGGTGCAGGCTCTGGAGCAAGAGAGCACAGATTTGTTCTCGGACCTCGTCAAGAGCGTGAACCTAACAGGCATCCAGATCGGCGAGGCCCTCGACGCACACGAGACCTCCTTAGGCAGCCGGGTGGAGGGGCAGATCCACAGACTGGAGCAGGAGGTGGCACCGCTGCGCTGGAAGAGCGAGGAGCTGAGCCGGCTGGCCGACACGCAGGACCACATCTACTTCTTGAAG AATTTCCTCACTATGGTGCCGCCGGGTCAGACTGGTGCCAGAGAAGAGTCAATACTGAGTCAGGAGGAAGCGGTGGTGGCCTCCGTCCGCTCGGCCACGAAAGAACTGCAAGAGTCAATACAGGAACTCTGCAAAACCAGTTTGGCCAAGATCGTCACAATAG TGAATCCTGATAATGCGGCTTCAACACCCAATGatgaagcagcagcaacagcagaaaCGACAGCAGCAGATAACAGTGGTCAGGCcaccacacaaaacacag TGAATGAGATGAAGACAGAATCTCCACCTTTGCCACCTCCACGACCTCAAT GGCATGACGATTCATTAAAACGTCCTGTGAGTCGTCAAG CACCTCCTGTAACAACCGTGGGACTTGTTAATCCAGAACCAAAGACAAGAGAAGAAATGCTGAAAT TTCGCTTCGAACCCACGATGGACGCCAACACGGTGTATCGCCACGTGCAGCTGTCTGAGGGAGGTCATAAGGCCACGATGCGGGCTGAGAACCTGAACCTACCGGACCATCCTGAGCGCTTCCACTTCTGGAGACAGGTTCTCTGCAGAGAGGCCCTGGGAGGAAGCCCCTactactgggaggtggagtggacTGGCAAGAAG ATCACCATCGGCGTGGCCTACAAGGAGATAGAGCGTAAGGGTTCTGATGACAACAGCCGTTTGGGCCACAATACTTTGTCTTGGAGTCTGTACTGGTCGGGGACCGGCTTCTCCTTCTGGCACGACGGCCAGGAAAAACTGCTGGGCTCAACTAAGGCCCGGCGGATCGGCGTCTATCTGGACCAGCATGCGGGGGTTCTGGCCTTTTACCGCATCACCCACAACCAGGCTGATCTGATCCACCAGCACCAGAGCCAGTTCACAGGCCCACTGCACCCAGGGTTCAGGTTCTGGGCAGGAGTAGGAGCTACAGTGGCTGTTTGTCAATTGGATTGA